Below is a genomic region from uncultured Desulfovibrio sp..
GGCGCGGTTGACGGTTTCTTCATCCAGAATATTGCCTGCAAGCATGGTCTGGTCGGGCCGCAGAAAGGGCGAGGGATGCAGGTCAACAATGGTGACCGCATGCCCGGCTTCAGAAAGCTTGTCGCAGATATGCGAGCCCAGAAAGCCGGACCCGCCAAAGACGGTAATATTCACAGTTATTCTCCCGAATTGGGGCGTTCAGCCGCCCGCCACAAAAAGACCGAATCAATGCCATACGCGATAAAACGGCTGCCAGCGGCAATCTGCCGCTCAAGCTCCGCAGGGTCAGGCTGCACAATGTGCAGGCCCATGCGCGCGCCTGCTTTGGCGCAACCTTGGGCAATCCGCGCCATGGCAGCTTTGAAGTCCGGGTGGTCAAACTGACCCGTAAGCCCCATGGAGCCGGAGAGATCGTAGGGGCCGACCATAATGGCGTCCAGGCGGGGATGCGCCAGAATGGCCTCCAGATTTTCCACCGCGCGGATGTGCTCGATCTGGGCCACCAAAAATATCTCGGGCGCGCGACTGGCGCGGTACTCGTCAAATTTTTTGCCAAAAACGTTGGCCCGGCAGTAGCCCACCCCGCGATATTCGGGCGCGGTTTCACCCGCGGCGCGCCAGGTGTCCTGCCCGGGGTACACAGAAAGATCAATGGCCCGGTCAAGCTGTGCGCGGCTTTCAATCATGGGGAAGATAAGCCCCTGAGCCCCGGCCTCAAGCGCAGCCTTGATCTGGGTTTTGCTGGCCTCGCCAAGACGCGCGAAAGGAGCCGCGCCGCCGCATTCGATGGCGCGGAAAACGTCCGGCAGCCCGGTGCGGCCAAAAGAGCCATGTTCCATATCAACAGCAACCCAATCATAACCGGCGCGGGCCATAAGCTCGGCCACATCAGGAGAGGGCAATTGCAGCCATGTGCCGACTGTGGCCTTGTCTGCCGCCAGCCGAGTGCGAATTTCATGTACAGTCATATCAAGCGGATGCCGCCGCAGGGTTGAAGATTACGATAAACGTTCTCTACTATACGCCCTGCGCCCACCGTGCGCAATACGGACAGAGAGCCCGCCGCCAGTGGAAATGCAAACCCGACATGCGCAAACTCGGCGCACGTTGAATCCAATGCAACAGTATCTGCCCCTTTGCTGCCCGGCCAAAGCCAGTTTGCGCCAGGGACGCGACAGCAACACGGCGCTTTTGATGATCTGACAGTTATGAGAACGAAATTGTTACTTTTTTATCAAAGAAGAAATAGAGAAAAGACAGGGCTTGGCGTTTTAACATGAGCATGCTAATAAAAAAGCCCCCCGTGGGTAACGGAGGGGCTTGGATAGGAGCCAGACTGCGGCAGAACAGTCTGGTTCGCAGGAGGAGGCTGGAAAAATCAACAAGAACGTCAACGCCTTATGGCGCTGACACTTGTATATGGACACTCCGAAACTGGCATTGCCAGACGGGTGTTTGAATCCACTCTCCGCCGGGGCTCCTGGATCGCAAGATTCAGGAGCTTTTTTATTTTGCCCACAAAACCCTCGCGGGGCACAGACAAAACAAACAAAGGGCTTCGGCGCAAAGCCCCTGCTCTTCAGCCTACGGGCTCAATGAACTGCGATCAACATAGAATGGAAGAATCCTTAGGTCAAGGAGCTGCGCAATTTTTCACATATTTTTTACGCATTTCTTTTTATCCGCTCAGGTAACTATTTAAATATAATAGTAAAAAATAACGGCCATTTTTCTATAATTTTTTAGCACCTTGCAATCAGGAAACAGAAGCATTAGCTTACAGAAGACATCAGGCTGATTTGCCGTTTTTCTGGTGACTTCACGCAAACACCCCGTCAACGCATGCAGCGCTGACGGGGTGTGCAGGTATCTATACGTTGGATGAAGTGTCTAGAAGGGCCAGACGTTATCCATAAGCCGTGTGAACCAGCCCGGCTTCTGCTTGTCGGCCAGTACGCCCTTGCCGTAGTATTCAATACTTGCGTCCGCAATCTGGGTGGAAAGTACGCTGTTGTCAGCGCTGACGTCCTTGGAGCGGATCATGCCGCGCACGACCATATACTCTGTTTCTTCATTGACGCGGATTTCGCGCGCGCCCTCAATCTCCATCAGGCCGCCCGGCAACACGCGGAGTACGCGCGTGGCCAGCGAGGTGGTCACGTAGTTCTCACGCTTGGTCTTGCCCGTGGCCGTCAGACCGCTGGTAGACCCCGTATTCAGGACGGGCAAGCCCACCGCAGGCTGCGGCCCCACGGGAACAAAGGGAATGAAGCCTGCGTGATCCCTGTTGAACATGGCGGAAACCTCGTAATCGTTGGAGCCTTTCTTGTTGGCTGTGGTTTCTGCCTTGTTCTGGGCCTTGGTATTTTCCACCAGTTTGACCACAACAATATCACCAACGCGCCGGGCGCGGCTGTCTTCAAAAAGGGTATCTGTTTCGCTGGCGGCAAAAATCGACCCCGGATTGTTGGCCGAATTGGCCTCCTGCCGATATTCCTGTGGCGGTGTTACCGGCGGATGCAATGCAGGTCGCCGGGTTGGGCTGCCGCCGCAGGCGACGCAGAACAGGTAGCTCAGCGCCAGAACGGGTATTATGTATCGTGCCTGCATATGCTCCTCTCCTTCCACCTTTAAACGCTAGTGGATTTCCACGGTGCTGCCATCTTTGACAATGGCGTATACCTGTTTTTTGGTTTGCAGATTCCGTACCGCAATGGTGGCCCCCGGCTCGCCGTCGGCCAGGGCCTGGGCCTGCGTGGCTATGCGCAGGTTGCCCTTTATATAGATGAGGTTGACCACATCTCCGCGCCTTACCATCAACTGGCTCACAAGATCGCTTTGTAAAATTGGCTCGCCGGTGTTCAGCGCGCGGTTCACCTGCCAGGGGCCGCCGCGCCCATCCCAAGGCAGATCACGCAACTGGCTGGCGTTGACCTTCATAAAGGTGACGGACTCTGCCGCCAGGGCTTCCCCTTTGTTCATGGGGCGCGATGCCGCCGGAGCCGTTATCCAGAGGGTGAGGTTGACCGTGCCGGAAATGCGCCGAAGCACGTTGCCGTCCACTTCCTGCACAGCAAAGCGCAAGGGCACGCGACCGGGCGACAGTTTGCCCGGTTCAAGCTGCACCCTCTGCTGCGCATGGGCCAAAAAAATGTAATCCGGCAGCCGGAAGTCGCTCAACTCCACCTGCCCCGGCATGGCGGACAGCTGCGGCGTCAGACTTTTGACCACATAGGAACGCAGGTCTTCCTCATGAAACACCAGCCCCCCGCGCTGAATCACCAGCGAAGATGGCAAAATGCAACGCCCGGCAACATCCTTGCCCAAGGCCTGCCGCAAAGCCTGAGAAAGGCGAGAATGGCTGATCTGCAAGGGCTTGCCTTCTTCCGGGGGCGCAGGCCAAAGTTGCTGCACGCGCAGTTGCGCCCAGGTATCCTGCCCCATCTGTCCCAGCGGGACAGCAATATCACCCAGCAAAACCATATCTGAATTGGTGACCGCTGCTGAAAGAATTTTGAGCCGCCAGTCGTCAGGGCCAAGCATGTTCAGCTGGCCATTCTGCACCACGGGGGCTTCGCCTGCGGCAAGCTGGTTGCGCGCCTTGGTGGCCCGCTGATCCTGCGCATCATCCGCAAGGGGTATCTGCCCTGCCTGAGCCTGGGGAGTGCGCAACTGGGTGACTATCTGATTGGGCGAGCGACGATGGTTGCGGTCATTATCCTGCCAGGTGGCGCTGGGGACGCCGCCCTGCGGAGCCGCCACGGAAGCCGTAGCCCACAGGCAGCACACCAGAGCCGCAGCCAGAAGCGCGCGCAAAGGCAGCACCTGACCATCCCGCATTGCCCATATGACCTGCAAAAACCGCATGACGCATACCCCTAAAGTCTTTTCACGCTCAAATACCTGCATGACGGCGACGCAGCATTGCTGCCAGTCCCCAGCAAGCCTTTCGTGGCGCAGATTTTTTCAAAATCAGCGCAAAACAGATAAACAATTTCAACAATAATCGGCCCTAGCTGCGCTTGAGCTGCACAGCGATGCCCAGCATGGAGTCTGATGTCTGGATGGACTTTGAGTTCACTTCATAGGCACGCTGACCCACAATCATGTTCACCATTTCGTCCACAACTTCCACGTTGGACATTTCCAGAAAACCCTGAGCCAGGGTACCCACATTGTCTGTGCCGGGCACGCCTTCTGTGGCATCCCCCGAAGCCTGAGTGGGCGTGTAAAGGTTGCGCCCGCGGGCATCAAGACCCGCTGGATTGATAAAGGTGTAGAGCGGCAATTCGGCCCCGGCCAGTTCCTGCCCCTGCGCATCCAGAGCCGCCATGTGGCCGGAGGATGAAATGGAAATGGTCTTGGTTTGCGCGGGCACGGCAAACTGCGGTTGCAGAATATAGCCGTTGGCGGTGACCACGGTGCCATCCTGATTGAGCTTGAAGGAACCGGCGCGCGTGTACATGAGCTCGCCGTTTACATCCACCTGGAAAAAACCGTCGCCTTCAATGGCTACGTCCAGAGTATTGCCGGTATTCTGAAAATCGCCCTGCGTAAAAAACTTGTGCACAGCAGTGGGACGAGCGCCCATACCGACCTGAATACCTACAGGCAGGCGGTTGTCACCCTCGGTGATGGCGCCGGCCATACGCATGCTCTGGTACATGAGATCTTCAAACTCGGCCCTGCTCTTTTTAAAGCCCGTGGTGTTGACGTTGGCCAGGTTGTTGGAAATCACGTCGATATTGAGCTGTTGGGCCACCATGCCGGTGGCGCCTGTCCAAAGCGATCGCATCATGGGAATTTCTCCTTATACATAACCAGCGCGGCTGCCGGTTGCTGCTAAACCATCGCCGGTTAACCCTGGCGGCGGCCCACTTTTTCGTTGGCAGCGCGATCTAGCGTGTCTGAGGTCTGCATGACCTTTTGGTAGGCTTCAAACTGGCGCTGCACTTCGATCATGTTGACCATTTCGGACACGACTTCCACGTTGGCGGCTTCCGTAAAGCCCTGCTCGACACGCGCGCCATTGTCGTAGGCATTGCCTTCAACAACCTGAACACCATCGCGCGGGCGAAAGAGGTTGCCGCCCATTTTTTCAAGATTCTGCGGGTTGTTCACGCTGACCAGGGCCAACTGGTCAATAACGTTGCCATCGGCAAGTATTTGGCCATCGCCGCTGATCTGCAAATGGCGCGTACCAGCCGGAACGTTGATAACACCACCAGCGCCTTGCACGGTGTAGCCCTGCGGCGTCATGAGGACGCCATCGCCGTTGAGCACAAAAGCCCCGTTGCGCGTGAGGTACTGCCCCGTCGGCGTAGTGACCCTGAAAAAGGCATTCTCTCCATTAATGGCAACATCAAGGTTGTTGCCGGTATATTGCATGGAACCTTGCGAAAAATCAGTGTTCGCCACAGATAAGCGAACCCTTGCGGCATTCATCGGTTCGGGAAACAGGGGCGTAGATTTGAGGTTCAAAATCGGCTCCCGAATCTCGTCAAAGGCAAAGGTCGGCATGGTATCTTTGAACGCCACTGTCTCACGTTTATAGCCACGCGTGTTCACGTTCGCCAAATTATTGGCGATGAAATTCATGCGGTGTTCCGTGGTCAATGCGGCAAAAAGTCCGCTAAACATGCCTGCTTGCATAAGCAGCTCCTTGTGTTGGCAGCAGCACTGAAAATGAAGCGCCGCCGTCTACCTCGGGCCTGATGGCCCTTGCCAGAGCTTTTGCAATATGCGGGCCAATACCCGTACATTTAGAAATATTCCCTGCTTGCTCGCGAAGCCCCGAAAAGGCACAGAAGACACAGGCTGCGGCAAGCAGAGCTATCAGCCCGTGGATGCAAGCATGGTGCCCAAGCGTTAATCAGACGATTCTAAGGTCGCCCCTAATATTATTGATAAAAGAGGTTACCCGAAGCGCCTCGCCACGGAGGTTGAACTGCCGCGACCACAGGCAGCCCCTGATGGAGACAAAAACGGCATTTGCGCGCGCCCTCCGTAGCCAGCCAATAAATTGGCCCCAGGAGCCAACTTTGGAAGGAACTTAAGCCTATCGTACTTGCCGCAATAAACTTTTTTTGCCGAAATCAAAAAAAATGCTTGCCAGCCACCCCCTGTTGGCGTAAACACATCTTCGCGCCGAAGTGGTGGAATTGGTAGACACGCTAGGTTCAGGGTCTAGTTCTCGCAAGGGAGTGGGAGTTCGAGTCTCCCCTTCGGCACCATAAGAAGATAAGGGATTACAACAGCTTGTTGTAATCCCTTTTTCGTTTACCCACGGCTTGAAATGCGCCTTTCCGGCCTTTTGACCCCCCAAATCAGACCTCCCTCAAAAGAGGGTCACAAATGGGGTCACAAGCGAGTCGATTTATGGCGCAGTCTTCTTTCGTCCATCCTCTCCGTTCCGGCAAAGCTCCCAGCTTCCTTTACCTAAAGAATGGAATTTTCTACTATCGCTACAGGTTCCCTGGTTGGCTGATAGCCCACATGGGGCACACAGAAATTCGTGTCAGCCTGCGCACTGGTCATCGGCCCCAAGCACTGCGCCTGGCAAGGGACCTACATTCACGCCTACAGCGAGCCCTAGAGATGGAAGACCTACCAACGCACGAAGAACTCCAGCGTCTGCTTCAACATGCGCTGGATGAGGTTCTCAATGAACCCAACAAAAGTTTGGTGGCACCGGATGAAATTCGCAGGCGCTTGAACGGCTACCTCCGGTTCCTTCTAGATGCTGACGCACAGTCGGACGAGGGGCGGCCTATTGCGCACGAGCTAGACCAGAATGGTTCGGTAATAGCGTCGATTGGCCTCGACACGGCCATGCTTGAATCTGCCATAGAGCAACAACGCCAGCTGAATTCATTTGACGGAGTTGAAGATTGGCTTCCCCTGAGCATTATGGAAATGATTGCTGAGCAGGTGTTTGATCGCAGAGAGATTGGGCACGACAACGTCATGGCCTTGGCGAAGTCATATATGGCCATGCAGGTGACGTTTAAAAGAATTCAGGCGGCGCGGATCAGTGGCGACTATGGGGCAGAACAGGCGTTCTATAGCGCCGAGAGCACTCCCTTCCCTCGTTCCGCTACTGTGTCTGCCCCGGTCTCCACACCGATTGAAAAAAAACCACAGCCTTCGCTTTTACTCAGCGAGCTGATGGAACGATATTCATCTACCCGCCTATCTGATGGCGCTTGGAAAGAGCATTCTGTCAAAGACCACCTCAGACGCCTGCAAAATATCATTGATATACTGGGCGACAAGGACGCGGCATCTGTCACTCGCGGAGAGATGCGCATGGTTCGCGACACCCTACGCAAATTGCCTCCTTCGAGAAAGAAAAGTCCAAAGTACAGAAACAAAAGTATTGCTGAGCTTCTTGCAAAGCCCCACGCTGTAACCATTTCCGTTAAGACCGTAAACATAATTGTTCAAGCCATATCAGGCATGTATGAATGGGCAATTCGTGAGCAGTTGCTGGCCATCAACCCTGCCAAGGGCCTGAGCATTCGAGACCCTCAACCTGACGTTGAAAAGCGTGATCCGCTTACCCCTGAAGACATTAAAACCGTTTTTTTCGGCGGGGATTACAAACCCTCGGCATTTACCAAACCGGCCTACTACTGGGTGCCCCTTATCGGCCTATACACGGGAATGCGGCTTGAGGAAATTTGCCAGCTTCACTGTGAAGACATTTTTCAGGATCCCGAGGGAATTTGGATCTTTGACATCAAGGAATCTTCGGATGATGGACTTAACGACAAGATTCTAAAAAACAAAAACTCACGGCGGTTTGTGCCGATACATAATGATCTTATTGAGTTGGGTTTACTGCGGCTTCGAGAAAAGCTTGTAGGTCATAGAGAGTGCCGCCTGTTCCCAGAACTTAAAAAAACGCCATCATCACCCAAGTATGGCAAGCAGGTGGGGAAAACGTTCAGCCGGAGGCTGGCAAAAAAACGGATTAAAGGCGCCAAGAGCTTCCACTCGCTACGGCACTCGTTCTCACAGTTTTTTAAGGTCAGAAACCTGCACAATGACATGTTCCGTCAGATATTCGGGCACGAAATCGCAGAGCTGGCAGGTCGGCAATATGGGGAGCGGTTTAGCGCCAAGCAATGCTTGGGCCTCATCACAATGATAAATTTTCAGGAGCAATAGTTTATGCCTTGGTACAGAATCGTGCCTAAGACTGGGAATAGAAAATACTTGGAGCTTCCTGTTGGCTCAGTTGATGAACGTGTTTTACGGACTGTGAAGGCACTCTCTTGCTGGTCAACTCAACGCAAGCCCAAAAACAGAAAAGAGTCTTTACAAGAGAGCTGTGACCCCGTCATATTCATAAATAAAGGTGAAAATCAGAAAATACGGGCATATACAATTATTAGGGCAATCTCAGAATATTTAAAAGTTCATGCGGAGCTTTTCATTCGTGCCGTTGAATCTCCGCGCGGGGTATATGTCTGCTTTTACACTAACAAAATTTCCTGCTGCGGCCTTAAAAGCATAATGGAAATGATTTTTAATAAAATATTACACCCATACTTTCCAGACTGTAGATTTCAGGCGTCGATACCTACTAAAATTTTTTCCCAATTTAAAAACCAAGATAACTGCTCCCGCGACTACTGTATACCGCCAGAAAAATTTTCAAAAAAATTTTCAATAGACATGCCTCTCCTAGAATATGAAATTAATGATGCACGTAACAAAATTTCTGGAGCTTCTATAGACCTTTCAATGCTTGTCCTGAAAACAATATTAGAACACCTTATCTCCAATACGACATCAAATGACCAGTTGATATTTTCAATCATTGAAAAGGCATTGCACAATTGTAGATATTTTAGAGAGATAATTCATATATCCTGGAATAATGCATACCGCAACAAAGCTATTCAAAATTTTTTGTTTTCTCTGGGTGATGTTGGAAAAAAATATTTAATAAAAAATATTTTTGACATAGAAATTAAGAAAACAATAGATAACGCTTTACAAATTACACCTGACCGGAATCCAACCGAATTTCACCGACTGCGAGTTCAGACCAATGACTTACTTACATTTGCTAGCCATGGGGAGATCAAACCTCTGCGTTGCAGCAAAGTAAGTCCCCCCTGTGGCGTCTGGTGCGGGGCGTGTTCACCGGTAGAGTTGCTAGTGGAGCCAGATATCCGCCAAGGCTTCATCATGTTACCATCAGCTTTAAGCCAGTCCGCCGAAAAATTTGTGCAACAGCTCCCCCAAGACAGAGCTCTATTTCGCAGGGCAGAGCTTCATACAAAGCTCCCAAAATCTATGCGAAGCACCTATGACGTTGACCAAGCACTCTCACATCTCATAGCAATTAACTATATAACTCCTGCAAAATCCGCTATTAAAAACTTTAAACCAGGGAAAAAATCCGAGCTATTCATCATAAACAGGCCTAACATACAACAAATATTCAACATTAAAGAATTAAGAAGAATATAAGAAAACGCTCATTCCTCTTATTAGCCAGAATATCTGACAGGCATACAGCTAATCGGCTACTTTTCCATTCAGAATGTACGTCGGCAACGGGCATTCCGAAAGGTTAATTTCCAGCCACACACCGCTCTATCTTCTCAAATTTATTCTTTCCAATAAACCAATACATAAATGTTTATTGCGTATTATTGGCGTCAGATAATGATATCCTTTCACATGAGGCCCATTTTATATAGGGCGTCCTCACAAAGTCTTATTCTAGCCCAAAGACGAACGCTGGCCTTTAGTCCTAATTTCCCCAGCGCAGCCTGACTTTAAGGAGTGAATGTCAGATCGATCAAGCGATGCAGAACTAATCGGCAAAGTTCATGCGACGCCCCTTAAAGCAAGGTGGCAATCAGTATCCTTTGACGAGACCCGACTAAGTCCTACTTGGGGGGGGGCAACTGGCAACAACAGCAATTTCATGGCCCCCGTATGGGATGTCATCGCTTAATTCTTTCTTCAGGTGTGCACAGCTCAAGTCTGATTGCCATCGACGGCTAGGCCCTCTTGCTCTTCGGCGTCCATATGTAGAGAGGCTGGCCGTTAACTATGCCGAGATTCCAGATGATGGAAATATGTGAACGAATAACTTTGTCGCATAATATAATATGCGGAGTGGATGGGGAGGGGCTAAAAAAAACATACGGAGAGGTAAGGGAGAAAGCACGAAGCCCTTACCCGGTTAATTGGTAATATCTCTGTACAGAGATAAACAAGTATAAAAGGCTAGGATAGCCATTACCCACCATTAGCAAACAACACAGGGGCATGCATTACCAAGATGCATGCCCCTGTTATTATTTACTAAGCCAGCTAAATAAAATGACTTTTATAAAAATTGGAGGACTATCATGCAAAAGACCACCACATCAAACACGTATCGTGGATACCCCATCAACACAGGCAAAGACAACAACCTGCCATGCAGCACGAAATGTTTAGACCAACTAGTTGATACTGTTGAGTACATGACCGAAAACCATTCGAGGGTTCTTGCTGTAAGAGCAGATGTACGCTCGGAACAGGACTCTGAAAGAGTTCTTACAAGAAGAGATGTTACTCGTGTTATTGAGAACACCAAAAGAAACATCAACTCAAGATTTAAAGACTCGAAGAACAACCCAGATATCAAATTCATTGTAACAACAGAGCAAACCTCTCCAGAGGCTAATCCCCATTTCCATGTCATGGCATTTGCTAACGGCAATGCCATCCAGAATGGCTACTCCATTTTTTCTGAACTTAACAAGCAGGTAAAAAATAAGCTTGATACTGACAATGATGGACTTGTCCATTTTTCAGAAAGTAATGGAAATACAGGCATTATGATCAACAGAAACTCTGATGATTTTGAGCAGCAGATGAATAACACAGTTTATGCTGGCAGTTATCTGGCTAAAACTAGCTCCAAGAAACACACCCCTGAGGGATCATGGGTGTCATCCTCATCCAGGAGAAAGAAGAAAAATGACAACTAAAAAATCACTGATTCTGCTGAGATTGATATACCCAATTCCATGGATAGCCAGAGGCGTAAGAAAAAGAACCTCTAGGGTTTTGTTTAGGACGAGCCCCTATTAGAAGCTTTGATCCTGCCATCCCCTATCGCAACGCTATATGCATTTGAAAAGGTGAGTGTTGGCTTCACGAGCAACACTCACCTTCATTTCTCATTCTTCAAATTCATCTCTTTGGCAATCTCTACCACCAAGTTGAGCAATGCCTCCATCCAGATTCGGGAACGGTCATAAGCTGTTCATCTAGCTAGGTCAGAGCAAAACAGACGTTCAACGAAGGCCACAGCAATAAACCGGTAAGGCGTGTATTCTTTCCAGCAATCGAATCGGCACCAATCCAAGTGGTATGC
It encodes:
- the flgA gene encoding flagellar basal body P-ring formation chaperone FlgA codes for the protein MRFLQVIWAMRDGQVLPLRALLAAALVCCLWATASVAAPQGGVPSATWQDNDRNHRRSPNQIVTQLRTPQAQAGQIPLADDAQDQRATKARNQLAAGEAPVVQNGQLNMLGPDDWRLKILSAAVTNSDMVLLGDIAVPLGQMGQDTWAQLRVQQLWPAPPEEGKPLQISHSRLSQALRQALGKDVAGRCILPSSLVIQRGGLVFHEEDLRSYVVKSLTPQLSAMPGQVELSDFRLPDYIFLAHAQQRVQLEPGKLSPGRVPLRFAVQEVDGNVLRRISGTVNLTLWITAPAASRPMNKGEALAAESVTFMKVNASQLRDLPWDGRGGPWQVNRALNTGEPILQSDLVSQLMVRRGDVVNLIYIKGNLRIATQAQALADGEPGATIAVRNLQTKKQVYAIVKDGSTVEIH
- a CDS encoding inovirus-type Gp2 protein — its product is MQKTTTSNTYRGYPINTGKDNNLPCSTKCLDQLVDTVEYMTENHSRVLAVRADVRSEQDSERVLTRRDVTRVIENTKRNINSRFKDSKNNPDIKFIVTTEQTSPEANPHFHVMAFANGNAIQNGYSIFSELNKQVKNKLDTDNDGLVHFSESNGNTGIMINRNSDDFEQQMNNTVYAGSYLAKTSSKKHTPEGSWVSSSSRRKKKNDN
- a CDS encoding flagellar basal body L-ring protein FlgH; this encodes MQARYIIPVLALSYLFCVACGGSPTRRPALHPPVTPPQEYRQEANSANNPGSIFAASETDTLFEDSRARRVGDIVVVKLVENTKAQNKAETTANKKGSNDYEVSAMFNRDHAGFIPFVPVGPQPAVGLPVLNTGSTSGLTATGKTKRENYVTTSLATRVLRVLPGGLMEIEGAREIRVNEETEYMVVRGMIRSKDVSADNSVLSTQIADASIEYYGKGVLADKQKPGWFTRLMDNVWPF
- the flgG gene encoding flagellar basal-body rod protein FlgG, encoding MMRSLWTGATGMVAQQLNIDVISNNLANVNTTGFKKSRAEFEDLMYQSMRMAGAITEGDNRLPVGIQVGMGARPTAVHKFFTQGDFQNTGNTLDVAIEGDGFFQVDVNGELMYTRAGSFKLNQDGTVVTANGYILQPQFAVPAQTKTISISSSGHMAALDAQGQELAGAELPLYTFINPAGLDARGRNLYTPTQASGDATEGVPGTDNVGTLAQGFLEMSNVEVVDEMVNMIVGQRAYEVNSKSIQTSDSMLGIAVQLKRS
- the flgF gene encoding flagellar basal-body rod protein FlgF; translated protein: MQAGMFSGLFAALTTEHRMNFIANNLANVNTRGYKRETVAFKDTMPTFAFDEIREPILNLKSTPLFPEPMNAARVRLSVANTDFSQGSMQYTGNNLDVAINGENAFFRVTTPTGQYLTRNGAFVLNGDGVLMTPQGYTVQGAGGVINVPAGTRHLQISGDGQILADGNVIDQLALVSVNNPQNLEKMGGNLFRPRDGVQVVEGNAYDNGARVEQGFTEAANVEVVSEMVNMIEVQRQFEAYQKVMQTSDTLDRAANEKVGRRQG
- a CDS encoding site-specific integrase, coding for MEDLPTHEELQRLLQHALDEVLNEPNKSLVAPDEIRRRLNGYLRFLLDADAQSDEGRPIAHELDQNGSVIASIGLDTAMLESAIEQQRQLNSFDGVEDWLPLSIMEMIAEQVFDRREIGHDNVMALAKSYMAMQVTFKRIQAARISGDYGAEQAFYSAESTPFPRSATVSAPVSTPIEKKPQPSLLLSELMERYSSTRLSDGAWKEHSVKDHLRRLQNIIDILGDKDAASVTRGEMRMVRDTLRKLPPSRKKSPKYRNKSIAELLAKPHAVTISVKTVNIIVQAISGMYEWAIREQLLAINPAKGLSIRDPQPDVEKRDPLTPEDIKTVFFGGDYKPSAFTKPAYYWVPLIGLYTGMRLEEICQLHCEDIFQDPEGIWIFDIKESSDDGLNDKILKNKNSRRFVPIHNDLIELGLLRLREKLVGHRECRLFPELKKTPSSPKYGKQVGKTFSRRLAKKRIKGAKSFHSLRHSFSQFFKVRNLHNDMFRQIFGHEIAELAGRQYGERFSAKQCLGLITMINFQEQ
- a CDS encoding HpcH/HpaI aldolase/citrate lyase family protein, with the protein product MTVHEIRTRLAADKATVGTWLQLPSPDVAELMARAGYDWVAVDMEHGSFGRTGLPDVFRAIECGGAAPFARLGEASKTQIKAALEAGAQGLIFPMIESRAQLDRAIDLSVYPGQDTWRAAGETAPEYRGVGYCRANVFGKKFDEYRASRAPEIFLVAQIEHIRAVENLEAILAHPRLDAIMVGPYDLSGSMGLTGQFDHPDFKAAMARIAQGCAKAGARMGLHIVQPDPAELERQIAAGSRFIAYGIDSVFLWRAAERPNSGE